The stretch of DNA CTGACTCCCGTTGCCCCAGCAGCAGGAGACGTCGGTCGGAAACGGCCAGGTATGATTCCCGGACCTCTTTGGTGCTCTGTTGAACGGCGCGAGCGGCGGATCCACCCCGTCCTTCGCAGGTGCGGCCGCCGAACCACGATTCGGGGAAGTCCCTCGGACCCGCGGGGCCGGCGCCGAAGAGTGCGAACGGAGCGAGCAGTGCTCGGACCACTCCGCGCCGCGGGCGGCTTCTCCCCTCCGCGCGCTTGACGGCTGCACCCGCCCGGCCCGCGACCTCGCCGAGCTTGTCGTGCACCCGGTCGGCATCCGGTTCCGCGCCGCGAGACCCGCGGGTTACTCCGTAAGCCACCGTCGCCGGGCTCAATGCCAGCAGCGTTTCCTGGTTCTGCAGCGCTCGCTGAGCGGCGTCACCGTGGATCTTGAATGCGTTCAACAGCGGCATGGTCACTGACCTTGGTTCGGTTGCGGATTGATCTCGCCGGAACTGGATTGAGCGTACTTGTAGACGTCCTTGCCGATGTTCGCCCCGAGTCCGGCCGCGCCGCCCGGAACCGGCTCGCCGATCGCCTGCCCGAGCGGTATCCGGACCGGCGCCGTGTAGGCGGATTTCCCACCGCGCGCCAGGAGACCTTCGCGGCTGAACAGACTGGTCGACTTCTTCAGGTCCTTGAGTTCCTCGAAGCCCCGCTTGTAGGTGTCCAGGCCCCGCTTGAGCTGCTTCATCAGGTCATGCAGCCGGTCCATCAGCTTTGCCAGCTTTTCGACGATCTTCATGACCCGGGAGAACGCGCGCGCCGCGTTGGCAGCGGCCGCGGCTGCCCCCGCTGCCATCGACGCCCCTGCGCTGATCACGGCCAGAGCCAGGCTGATCAGCAGGTCCGCGATCAGGAACATGAGCAGGTCGACGAGGATGTCCAGGATCAGGTTCGCGGCTTCGGCGCACCCTTGGGCGGCCTGCACGAGCAGCTCGGAGGTGTCGTCGAGGTTCTTGGCGACTTCGTCGAGGGTCGTGCCGATCTGTTCGAGCTTGGCGCCGAAGGCGTCGGACGCCGCACCCTTCCAGTGCTGCCGGGTCTGCGCGCCGTCCGACCGCTGCTGCGAGGTGATCTCGCGGGTGCGCGAGGCGG from Saccharopolyspora sp. SCSIO 74807 encodes:
- a CDS encoding WXG100 family type VII secretion target — protein: MADPFIEVIEMVSGDPDDLVRAAEVWRDAASRTREITSQQRSDGAQTRQHWKGAASDAFGAKLEQIGTTLDEVAKNLDDTSELLVQAAQGCAEAANLILDILVDLLMFLIADLLISLALAVISAGASMAAGAAAAAANAARAFSRVMKIVEKLAKLMDRLHDLMKQLKRGLDTYKRGFEELKDLKKSTSLFSREGLLARGGKSAYTAPVRIPLGQAIGEPVPGGAAGLGANIGKDVYKYAQSSSGEINPQPNQGQ